In Aulosira sp. FACHB-615, the following are encoded in one genomic region:
- a CDS encoding Uma2 family endonuclease, which yields MQVTQQQYYTPEEYLQLEEAAEYKSEYIDGQIIPMAGGTVNHARISLNLGSALNFAFRQQNYEVFVGDVRLWISQKRIYTYPDVMIIAGEPEFFNNRQDIITNPQVIVEVLSKSTKNYDYEDKFAAYRTIPTLQEYLLIDQYRVHVEQFSKIGKKQWNLREYDEEDQAIALASVPFEISLQDLYNKVNFELVEPESEII from the coding sequence ATGCAAGTTACACAACAGCAATACTACACCCCAGAGGAATATTTACAGTTAGAGGAAGCGGCTGAATATAAAAGTGAATATATTGATGGACAAATAATTCCAATGGCAGGTGGAACAGTTAATCACGCTCGAATATCACTTAACCTTGGTTCGGCGTTAAATTTTGCATTTAGACAGCAAAATTACGAAGTTTTTGTTGGCGATGTCCGTCTATGGATATCGCAAAAACGGATTTATACATACCCAGATGTGATGATTATCGCAGGTGAACCGGAATTTTTTAACAATCGCCAAGATATTATTACTAATCCTCAAGTTATTGTAGAAGTGCTATCAAAATCTACTAAGAATTATGATTATGAGGATAAGTTTGCGGCGTATCGCACAATTCCCACGTTGCAAGAATATCTCTTAATTGACCAATATCGAGTTCATGTAGAGCAGTTTTCTAAGATTGGGAAAAAACAATGGAACCTGCGTGAGTATGATGAAGAAGATCAGGCGATCGCATTGGCATCTGTACCTTTTGAGATTTCCTTACAAGATTTATATAACAAAGTCAATTTCGAGCTAGTTGAACCAGAAAGTGAAATAATCTGA
- a CDS encoding DUF427 domain-containing protein, protein MPKAIWNGATLAESDKTIVVEGNHYFPPDAINKQYFQDSSTHTTCPWKGVASYYSIAVDGEVNQDAAWYYPSAKEKAKNIEGYVAFWKGVKVEA, encoded by the coding sequence ATGCCTAAAGCAATCTGGAACGGTGCAACTTTAGCCGAAAGCGACAAGACTATAGTTGTGGAAGGTAATCACTATTTTCCTCCCGACGCAATTAATAAGCAGTATTTCCAAGACAGCAGCACTCATACCACTTGTCCCTGGAAAGGTGTTGCTAGTTACTACAGCATCGCAGTTGATGGAGAGGTGAATCAAGACGCTGCTTGGTACTATCCCAGCGCCAAGGAAAAAGCTAAAAATATTGAAGGTTACGTCGCTTTCTGGAAAGGCGTAAAAGTCGAAGCTTAA
- a CDS encoding ROK family protein — protein MIKPEVIGIDVGGTAIKLGRFSQDGTCWQSLTVETPQPATPEAVLSVMVDAIAQVDPDNQTIAIGVGTPGPADATGRIAQIAINLPQWHNVPLADWLEAKTGKPTVIANDANCAGVAEAWLGAGRNWHNFIMLTLGTGVGGAIILDGKLFVGHRGAGGELGLITCNPNGPMCNSGNQGSLEQYASIIAIRRRTGKEPAELGALAEAGDSDALAFWQEYGRDLGTGLASLIYVLTPEAIIIGGGVSASFKFFFPAAKAEIERRVMATSRFGLQLLPAELGNSAGMVGAAKLAWECCIKI, from the coding sequence GTGATTAAACCAGAAGTAATTGGGATTGATGTTGGGGGAACAGCAATTAAGCTAGGGCGGTTCAGCCAAGATGGTACTTGCTGGCAATCATTAACGGTGGAAACGCCCCAACCAGCAACTCCAGAAGCGGTTTTGAGTGTGATGGTAGATGCGATCGCGCAAGTTGACCCAGATAATCAAACTATTGCTATTGGTGTCGGTACTCCTGGCCCGGCGGATGCTACAGGACGCATTGCTCAAATCGCCATTAACTTACCCCAGTGGCACAATGTCCCTTTAGCTGACTGGTTAGAAGCCAAAACAGGCAAACCCACTGTCATTGCTAACGATGCGAATTGTGCAGGAGTCGCCGAAGCTTGGTTGGGAGCCGGTCGTAACTGGCACAATTTTATTATGTTGACCTTGGGAACCGGGGTTGGTGGTGCAATTATTCTGGATGGGAAATTGTTTGTCGGACATCGTGGCGCAGGTGGCGAACTTGGTTTAATCACCTGCAACCCTAACGGCCCAATGTGCAACAGTGGTAATCAAGGCTCTTTAGAGCAGTATGCTTCAATTATTGCCATTCGTCGCCGCACGGGGAAAGAACCTGCCGAATTAGGCGCTTTAGCTGAAGCGGGAGATAGTGACGCTTTGGCCTTTTGGCAAGAATATGGCAGAGATTTAGGAACAGGTTTAGCGAGTTTAATTTATGTTTTAACACCAGAGGCGATCATCATTGGTGGTGGTGTCAGTGCTAGTTTTAAATTTTTCTTCCCAGCCGCCAAAGCAGAAATTGAACGGCGAGTCATGGCGACTTCGCGTTTTGGGTTACAACTTCTGCCAGCTGAATTGGGTAATTCGGCGGGAATGGTAGGTGCAGCAAAGTTAGCCTGGGAATGTTGTATAAAAATTTAG
- the hflX gene encoding GTPase HflX → MKQLQRLYHQRIPGDRITTPEFSQRLAAISTEINQPVCAYLNRRGQVIRVGVGTPRQTQIPPLELPRYGAERLSGIRCIATHLKPEPPNEVALTAMAMQRLDALVMLNITGTGFTKRGGGATGYVKEAYLAHLVSDTKQLVAVPNSERGTQNSATYSSISPPMSLDMLAEQDFIDLVEGLEAEFRREFVAQEVDADHDRVLIVGVMTDELTLQQFHDTLAELGRLVDTAGGDVLQTVQQKRSRIHPQTVIGEGKVQEVALTAQTLGCNLVVFDRDLSPAQVRNLEAQIGIRVVDRTEVILDIFAQRAQSRAGKLQVELAQLEYMLPRLTGRGQAMSRLGGGIGTRGPGETKLETERRAIQRRISRLQQEVNQLQAHRSRLRQRRQHQEVPSVALVGYTNAGKSTLLNALTNAEVYTADQLFATLDPTTRRLVIPHADTNEPQEILITDTVGFIHELPASLMDAFRATLEEVTEADALLHLVDLSHPAWLSHIRSVREILAAMPVTPGPALVAFNKIDQVDSETLALAREEFPLAVFISASERLGLETLRLRLSQLIAYAVDSR, encoded by the coding sequence CTGAAACAACTACAGAGGCTGTACCACCAGCGTATACCAGGCGATCGCATCACAACGCCTGAATTTTCGCAGCGTCTGGCTGCCATTAGCACAGAAATCAATCAACCTGTGTGTGCCTATCTCAACCGTCGCGGTCAAGTGATTCGTGTTGGGGTAGGCACACCGCGTCAGACGCAAATTCCACCGCTAGAACTGCCCCGTTACGGTGCAGAACGTCTGAGCGGTATTCGCTGTATTGCCACCCATCTCAAACCAGAACCACCCAATGAGGTGGCGCTGACTGCTATGGCAATGCAACGGTTAGACGCGCTGGTAATGTTGAATATCACTGGGACAGGATTTACCAAGCGTGGTGGTGGCGCTACAGGTTATGTCAAAGAAGCTTATTTAGCTCATTTAGTATCTGATACGAAACAACTAGTAGCAGTCCCAAACTCAGAACGCGGTACGCAAAACTCAGCAACCTACTCTAGCATTTCCCCACCAATGAGCTTGGATATGCTGGCAGAACAGGACTTCATCGATTTGGTGGAAGGACTGGAAGCAGAATTCCGGCGGGAATTTGTCGCCCAGGAAGTAGATGCTGATCATGACCGCGTGTTGATTGTGGGAGTCATGACCGATGAATTAACTTTGCAACAATTCCACGACACCCTAGCTGAATTAGGACGACTGGTAGATACTGCTGGCGGTGATGTACTACAGACAGTACAACAAAAGCGATCGCGCATTCATCCCCAAACAGTTATCGGTGAAGGTAAGGTGCAAGAAGTCGCCTTAACAGCCCAAACCCTCGGATGTAATCTCGTCGTCTTTGACCGCGACCTTTCACCAGCCCAAGTCCGCAACTTAGAAGCGCAAATTGGTATTCGGGTAGTTGACCGCACAGAAGTAATTTTAGATATCTTTGCTCAACGCGCTCAATCCCGCGCTGGTAAATTGCAAGTAGAACTAGCACAGCTAGAATATATGCTGCCGCGACTGACTGGCAGAGGTCAGGCAATGTCGCGGTTAGGTGGTGGTATTGGGACTCGCGGCCCTGGTGAAACCAAACTAGAAACAGAACGTCGGGCAATTCAACGGCGAATTTCTCGACTGCAACAAGAAGTCAACCAGTTGCAAGCCCATCGTTCGCGCTTACGACAACGAAGACAACATCAAGAAGTTCCTTCAGTGGCTTTGGTTGGTTACACTAACGCAGGCAAATCGACCTTACTCAATGCCTTAACTAACGCCGAAGTTTATACTGCTGACCAGTTGTTTGCTACCCTTGACCCGACTACACGTCGCTTAGTCATTCCCCATGCAGACACCAATGAACCCCAAGAAATTCTGATTACAGATACTGTAGGGTTCATTCACGAACTACCTGCGTCGTTGATGGATGCCTTTCGTGCAACTTTAGAAGAAGTCACAGAAGCGGATGCGTTATTACATTTAGTGGATTTGTCTCATCCTGCTTGGTTAAGTCACATTCGTTCAGTGCGAGAAATCCTCGCCGCTATGCCTGTGACTCCTGGCCCAGCCTTGGTCGCCTTTAACAAAATTGATCAAGTAGACAGCGAGACATTAGCCTTAGCTAGAGAAGAATTTCCCCTAGCTGTGTTCATTTCCGCAAGCGAACGTTTAGGTTTAGAAACCTTGCGTTTACGTCTTAGCCAATTGATTGCATACGCTGTTGACTCTCGGTAA
- a CDS encoding prolyl oligopeptidase family protein has protein sequence MSTAKQITYPATLKNEQVDNYHGTVVADPYRWLENSDSEETKAWIDAQNKITFEFLGEIPARDKIKQRLTKLWDYEKYGTPFKEGESLQDGSTERYFYFKNNGLQNQSVLYTLKSLDDEPQVLLDPNKLSADGTVALSGLSISDDGKLLAYGLATSGSDWQEWKVRDVATGKDLDDHLKWIKFSGASWTTDNQGFFYSRYDEPNSKTQLEDVNYYQKLYYHKLGTPQSEDILIYQRPDQKEWGFGGGVTEDGRFLIISVWLGTDSRNLVFYKDLKNPDAEVVELINEFEADYSFIDHDDSVFYFRTDLNAPRGRVIAIDINKPDKSAWQEIIPQSKATLESVNILNHQFVADYLQDARSQIKIFDLKGAFVREVELPGVGSVGGFGGKRHDKETFYSFTSFTTPGAIYRYDMVTGKSQLFRQPKVGFNPDDYETKQVFYHSKDGTKVPMFITHKKGIKLDGNNPTYLYAYGGFNISLTPTFSVSMLVWMEMGGVYAMPNLRGGGEYGEEWHQAGMKEKKQNVFDDFIAAAEWLIANKYTKTGKLAIAGGSNGGLLVGACMTQRPDLFGAALPAVGVMDMLRFHKFTIGWAWTKEYGSPDNPEDFKTLYAYSPLHNLKPKTAYPATLITTADHDDRVVPAHSFKFAAALQAAHQGDAPVLIRIETKAGHGAGKPTTKIIEEAADRWAFLVRTLDIKI, from the coding sequence ATGTCAACAGCAAAACAGATTACTTATCCAGCTACCCTCAAAAACGAACAAGTGGATAACTACCACGGAACTGTCGTTGCAGATCCTTACCGTTGGTTGGAAAATTCTGATTCTGAAGAAACGAAAGCTTGGATTGATGCTCAAAATAAGATTACTTTTGAATTTTTAGGTGAAATTCCGGCTCGTGACAAAATTAAACAACGCTTAACGAAACTTTGGGATTATGAAAAGTATGGTACCCCATTTAAAGAAGGCGAATCTCTGCAAGACGGTTCCACCGAACGCTATTTTTATTTCAAAAACAACGGGCTGCAAAATCAAAGCGTACTATATACCTTAAAAAGTCTAGATGACGAACCGCAAGTTTTACTTGATCCAAATAAACTTTCTGCGGATGGAACAGTTGCTTTATCAGGATTATCAATTAGCGATGATGGTAAACTTTTAGCTTATGGTCTGGCAACTTCTGGTTCTGATTGGCAAGAATGGAAAGTCCGTGATGTAGCCACAGGTAAAGATTTAGACGACCATTTAAAGTGGATTAAATTTTCTGGTGCATCTTGGACAACTGACAACCAAGGATTTTTTTACAGTCGCTATGATGAGCCAAATTCTAAAACTCAGTTAGAAGATGTTAACTATTATCAAAAGCTGTATTATCACAAATTAGGTACACCCCAATCAGAAGACATTTTAATTTATCAACGTCCTGACCAAAAAGAATGGGGATTTGGTGGTGGTGTCACAGAAGATGGACGCTTTTTAATTATTTCTGTGTGGTTGGGAACTGACTCGCGCAATTTAGTATTTTATAAAGATTTAAAGAATCCCGATGCGGAAGTTGTGGAATTAATCAACGAGTTTGAGGCAGATTATAGCTTTATTGATCATGATGATAGTGTTTTTTATTTCCGTACAGATTTAAATGCGCCACGGGGGAGGGTGATTGCCATTGATATTAATAAACCCGATAAATCAGCATGGCAAGAAATTATTCCCCAAAGTAAAGCGACTTTAGAAAGTGTCAATATTCTCAATCATCAGTTTGTGGCTGATTATTTGCAAGATGCGCGATCGCAAATTAAAATTTTTGACCTGAAAGGCGCATTTGTCCGCGAGGTAGAATTACCCGGAGTTGGTTCAGTTGGTGGCTTTGGTGGTAAACGTCATGATAAAGAGACTTTTTATAGTTTCACTAGTTTTACTACCCCAGGCGCAATTTACCGCTACGATATGGTAACAGGAAAAAGTCAGTTGTTCCGGCAACCAAAAGTTGGCTTTAATCCTGATGATTATGAAACAAAACAAGTCTTTTATCACAGCAAAGATGGCACAAAGGTGCCAATGTTTATTACTCACAAAAAAGGCATTAAATTAGATGGGAATAATCCGACTTATCTTTATGCCTACGGTGGGTTTAATATCTCCTTAACACCAACTTTTTCTGTGAGTATGTTGGTGTGGATGGAAATGGGTGGTGTTTATGCTATGCCAAATCTGCGTGGCGGTGGCGAATATGGCGAAGAATGGCATCAAGCCGGGATGAAAGAGAAAAAACAAAATGTGTTTGATGATTTTATTGCGGCGGCGGAATGGCTAATTGCGAATAAATACACCAAAACTGGCAAACTAGCGATCGCAGGTGGTAGTAATGGTGGTTTATTGGTGGGTGCTTGTATGACGCAACGTCCCGATTTATTTGGTGCAGCTTTACCCGCCGTTGGTGTTATGGATATGTTGCGCTTTCATAAATTTACTATTGGCTGGGCTTGGACTAAAGAATATGGTTCACCCGATAATCCTGAAGATTTCAAAACACTGTATGCTTATTCACCCTTGCATAACCTCAAACCAAAGACAGCTTATCCTGCTACTTTAATTACTACCGCAGATCATGACGATCGCGTTGTACCTGCCCATAGTTTCAAATTTGCGGCGGCTTTGCAAGCAGCCCATCAAGGTGATGCACCAGTATTAATTAGAATTGAGACAAAAGCTGGACATGGTGCGGGTAAGCCGACAACTAAAATCATTGAAGAAGCGGCGGATAGATGGGCATTTTTAGTGCGAACTTTGGATATTAAGATTTAA
- a CDS encoding MIP/aquaporin family protein, giving the protein MNSGLPKSLVRCWREALAEAIGTFILVFAGTGAVMVNSISQNAVSHLGISFVFGAVVAALIYALGHLSGAHFNPAVTLAFWTSGFLPKWRVLPYILAQLGGAIAASALLVISLGKVGNLGATLPLNNNWMQALVLEFVLTFILMLIIFGSGLDRRAHIGFAGLAIGLTVAVEAAFMGPITGASMNPARSFAPAFVGGIWQHHWVYWIAPILGAQLAVIVYRQLSNNFQDCQK; this is encoded by the coding sequence ATGAACTCAGGTTTACCAAAATCGCTAGTGCGTTGCTGGCGAGAAGCTTTAGCGGAAGCAATTGGAACTTTTATTTTGGTGTTTGCAGGAACTGGTGCAGTCATGGTGAACAGCATCAGTCAAAATGCTGTGTCACATTTAGGTATTAGTTTTGTGTTTGGTGCTGTGGTAGCGGCGTTAATTTATGCTTTGGGACATTTGAGTGGCGCACATTTCAACCCAGCAGTGACGCTGGCTTTTTGGACGAGTGGTTTTTTACCTAAATGGCGAGTGTTGCCTTATATTTTGGCACAGTTAGGAGGAGCGATCGCCGCTTCAGCTTTACTAGTAATTAGCTTAGGGAAAGTTGGCAATTTAGGAGCAACATTACCACTAAATAATAATTGGATGCAGGCTTTAGTATTAGAGTTTGTGCTGACTTTTATTTTGATGCTGATTATTTTCGGTTCAGGACTAGATAGACGCGCACACATAGGTTTTGCTGGGTTAGCAATTGGTTTAACCGTAGCAGTGGAAGCTGCATTTATGGGGCCAATTACTGGTGCAAGTATGAATCCGGCGCGTTCCTTTGCACCAGCATTTGTCGGCGGAATTTGGCAGCATCATTGGGTTTATTGGATAGCACCAATTTTAGGAGCGCAACTAGCAGTAATAGTCTATCGGCAACTTTCCAATAACTTTCAAGATTGTCAGAAGTAA
- a CDS encoding ABC transporter permease, translating to MTITKRQLPNFLRFAKNPNLSQKLMIIGLAITLFFIFLAFFAPVMQAWGWLQNPKDFLANPIQEAPSAKYWFGTSRLGHDVFSRTLFGAQAALQVVILATALSMVIGVPLGMVSGYLGGRLDKVLLFLMDSIYTLPGLLLSVTLAFVVGRGILNAAIAISIAYIPQYYRVVRNHTVSVKTEVFIEAAQAMGASTWIVLSRYLFFNVIQSVPVLFTLNAADAILVLGGLGFLGLGLPEEVPEWGHDLKQALEALPTGVWWTTLFPGLAMTFMVVGLSLLGEGLNEFVNPRLRGENGIRK from the coding sequence ATGACCATAACTAAACGTCAGCTGCCAAATTTTTTACGTTTTGCCAAAAATCCGAACCTGTCCCAAAAATTAATGATTATTGGGTTAGCCATCACCCTGTTTTTTATCTTTTTGGCATTTTTCGCCCCTGTAATGCAGGCTTGGGGATGGCTACAAAACCCCAAAGATTTTCTTGCTAACCCCATTCAAGAAGCACCATCGGCTAAATATTGGTTTGGGACTAGTCGCTTGGGTCATGATGTATTTTCGCGCACTTTGTTTGGCGCTCAAGCTGCTTTGCAAGTGGTAATTTTAGCCACGGCGCTGAGTATGGTGATTGGTGTACCTCTGGGGATGGTGAGTGGCTATCTTGGCGGTAGGTTAGATAAGGTGTTGCTGTTTTTGATGGATAGTATTTATACCTTACCGGGATTATTACTTTCTGTGACGCTGGCCTTTGTTGTAGGGCGAGGGATATTAAATGCTGCGATCGCTATTAGTATTGCTTACATCCCCCAATATTACCGCGTGGTTCGCAACCATACAGTGAGTGTGAAAACAGAAGTCTTTATCGAAGCTGCACAAGCAATGGGCGCTTCTACCTGGATTGTGCTGTCGCGTTATTTATTTTTCAACGTCATTCAAAGCGTCCCTGTACTATTTACCCTCAACGCCGCCGATGCAATTTTAGTATTGGGCGGTTTAGGCTTTTTGGGTTTAGGGCTACCAGAAGAAGTTCCAGAGTGGGGACATGATTTAAAACAAGCCCTGGAAGCATTACCCACAGGGGTTTGGTGGACGACACTGTTTCCTGGTTTAGCTATGACATTCATGGTAGTAGGGTTATCCCTACTTGGTGAGGGGTTAAATGAATTTGTCAATCCTCGTTTGCGGGGAGAAAATGGGATTCGGAAATAG
- the trxB gene encoding thioredoxin-disulfide reductase — translation MSNPTVENVVIIGSGPAGYTAAIYAARANLKPVVFEGFQAGGLPGGQLMTTTEVENFPGFPQGITGPELMDRMKAQAERWGAELYTEDVISVDLSQRPFTVRSKEREIKAHSLIIATGATAKRLGLPSEHQFWSRGISACAICDGATPIFHGAELAVIGAGDSAAEESIYLTKYGSKVNLLVRSDKMRASKAMQDRVLSNPKIQVHWNTEVVDVFGNGYMDGVKVRNNKTGAESEIHAKGLFYAIGHTPNTSLFKGQLELDEVGYIVTKHGSVETSVEGVFAAGDVQDHEYRQAITAAGTGCMAALLTERWLSSNGLIQEFHQEPTINNELETQPAQKKTEAEEAAGFNLQSTRHEGGYALRKLFHESDRLLIVKYVAPGCGPCHTLKPILNKVVDEFDGKIHFVEIDIDKDREIAENAGVTGTPTVQFFKDKELLKEIKGVKQKSEYRQLIESNI, via the coding sequence ATGTCTAACCCAACAGTAGAAAACGTAGTGATTATCGGTTCTGGGCCAGCAGGATACACCGCCGCCATCTATGCAGCACGAGCTAACCTGAAACCCGTTGTTTTTGAAGGTTTCCAAGCTGGAGGATTGCCGGGTGGACAGCTGATGACAACGACGGAAGTAGAGAACTTTCCTGGCTTCCCGCAAGGGATTACGGGGCCGGAACTGATGGATCGGATGAAGGCACAGGCCGAGCGTTGGGGGGCTGAGTTATATACTGAAGATGTGATATCTGTTGATTTAAGCCAACGTCCGTTTACTGTGCGCTCTAAAGAAAGAGAAATTAAAGCTCACAGTTTAATTATTGCCACTGGTGCCACAGCCAAGCGTTTAGGTTTACCCAGTGAACATCAGTTTTGGAGTCGGGGAATTTCTGCTTGTGCGATTTGTGATGGTGCAACACCAATTTTCCACGGTGCAGAGTTGGCGGTAATTGGTGCTGGTGACTCAGCCGCAGAAGAATCAATTTATCTGACTAAATATGGTTCTAAAGTGAATTTGCTGGTACGGTCTGATAAGATGCGGGCTTCTAAAGCTATGCAAGACCGAGTTTTGAGTAACCCGAAAATCCAGGTGCATTGGAACACAGAAGTTGTAGACGTGTTTGGCAATGGTTACATGGATGGAGTAAAAGTTCGCAATAATAAAACCGGTGCAGAAAGCGAAATTCACGCCAAGGGTTTATTTTATGCGATCGGTCACACTCCTAACACCTCCTTATTTAAGGGACAGCTAGAACTGGATGAGGTTGGTTACATTGTCACAAAACATGGTTCTGTAGAAACTAGTGTTGAAGGGGTTTTTGCTGCTGGTGACGTGCAGGATCATGAGTATCGCCAAGCAATTACAGCTGCGGGGACTGGTTGTATGGCGGCGTTGTTGACAGAACGTTGGTTATCTTCTAATGGTTTGATTCAAGAGTTTCATCAAGAACCAACAATCAATAATGAGTTAGAGACTCAGCCAGCCCAAAAGAAAACGGAAGCGGAGGAAGCAGCCGGGTTTAATTTACAGTCGACACGCCATGAAGGTGGTTATGCTTTACGCAAATTATTCCACGAAAGCGATCGCCTGCTGATTGTCAAATACGTTGCGCCCGGTTGCGGCCCTTGTCATACCCTCAAACCCATACTTAATAAAGTAGTGGATGAATTCGACGGCAAAATCCATTTTGTGGAAATTGACATCGATAAAGACCGTGAGATTGCCGAAAACGCTGGCGTGACAGGTACACCGACTGTACAGTTCTTCAAAGACAAAGAACTGTTGAAAGAAATCAAAGGCGTGAAGCAAAAGAGCGAATACCGACAGTTGATTGAAAGCAACATTTAG
- a CDS encoding 2OG-Fe(II) oxygenase — protein sequence MSTNSQQLEPTKVKVQLLLTGGHQYTVYLNPDDPVLHSLLTTVVARAYKQEAASQGLFQVPVNEGHSALCFASDHLVGLITEPPLWIQQPENVQPVANDVLNSNYVQIDNFFSPSEHERLIKYVLANKSKFVSTSTSTNDKNYRRSMVLYSFPEFSELIVNKVQQIMPDVMSKLGMTPFTVGQIESQLTAHNDGNYYKIHNDNGSSDTATRELTYVYYFNKEPKRYSGGELLIYDSKVENNFYVKAESFKTIEPRNNSIVFFFSRYMHEVLPVRCSSKAFPDSRFTINGWVRRAS from the coding sequence ATGTCAACAAATTCCCAGCAACTAGAACCAACAAAAGTCAAAGTTCAGCTTCTCTTAACAGGGGGACATCAGTATACAGTTTACCTCAATCCAGATGACCCTGTATTGCATAGCCTATTAACCACTGTTGTTGCTCGTGCTTATAAACAAGAAGCAGCCAGTCAAGGTTTATTTCAAGTACCTGTTAATGAAGGGCATTCGGCTTTATGCTTTGCTAGTGATCATCTTGTTGGGTTAATCACCGAACCACCTCTTTGGATACAGCAACCTGAAAATGTCCAACCTGTAGCCAATGATGTTTTAAATTCTAATTATGTACAAATAGATAATTTTTTCTCGCCTAGTGAGCATGAAAGACTGATTAAGTATGTACTAGCTAATAAGTCAAAGTTTGTTTCCACTAGTACTTCGACCAATGATAAAAATTATCGCCGCTCAATGGTTCTGTACTCATTTCCAGAGTTTTCTGAACTAATTGTCAATAAAGTTCAGCAGATTATGCCTGATGTGATGAGCAAATTGGGAATGACACCCTTCACAGTAGGACAGATTGAAAGCCAACTCACTGCACATAATGATGGCAATTATTACAAAATTCATAACGATAATGGTAGTTCGGATACTGCTACCAGAGAATTAACTTATGTTTATTACTTCAATAAAGAACCTAAGCGGTATTCTGGAGGAGAATTATTAATATATGACAGTAAAGTTGAAAATAACTTTTATGTCAAAGCAGAATCCTTTAAAACTATCGAACCGCGCAATAACAGTATTGTATTTTTCTTCAGTCGATATATGCACGAAGTTCTGCCAGTGAGGTGTTCATCTAAAGCATTTCCTGATAGTCGCTTTACAATTAACGGCTGGGTACGTCGAGCTTCCTAA